DNA from Pochonia chlamydosporia 170 chromosome Unknown PCv3seq00009, whole genome shotgun sequence:
GACGGTTCAGTCTGCTACaccacaaacaaaacacaTCTTCTGCCACTGGTTGGAACCAAGGCGGTACATCAGCGGTGCCGCGCGGAGCCGCGGCGTTATCCCAAACTCCTACGGGCAATGATGGGACCCTCTTGCATGGGATGATCTGGCGAGATGCAGCCACCAAGGATATTGATGGCACAGCCTTATTACCCCGCAAATGTCAAAATGGGCAGATGGAAGGGAAATCGATAAATCTGGTGGTGGTCCGGATGGAATAAGCTTTGTAGGACCCTGAATTTCTGCTTTGCGACAGTCCCATTGTGATTTACAGACAAAGATCCCAGAAAACTTGTGACCAGACACCTCTTCCCCGACAACCCAGTCCTGCCATCATGAGTACCTTTGAGCCAGGAAAGGAGTACGATGTTATTCTTGCTGGGGGTGGGACAGCAGCATGTATTATCGCCGGTCGTTTGGCGGAAGCGGATCCGAATTTGTCAGTCTTGGTGGTTGAGCAAGGCCCGAATAACTTGAACAATCCAACAATTGTCACGCCAGCCATTTACCCGTCGCACCTGCAGCCAGGCTCCAAGACGGCACTGTTCTACAAGTCCAACAAGGAGGAGGCGCTGAATGGTCGAGAGGCGATTGTCCCGGCTGGTGGTATTCTCGGTGGCGGCTCATCCATCAACTTTATGATGTATACTAGAGGTTAGGCAAACCACTGGGAAATATCTTGACGGCGTGACTAACAAATTGCTACAGCTCAGGGATGCGACTATGATTCCTGGAAAACTGAGGGCTGGGATTCAAAGACTTTGCTGCAGTTTGCCAGGAAGCTCGAGACGTACCACAATGACACACCGGGTGTGAACAAGGACCTTCACGGCTATAATGGCCCTATCAATGTCTCAACCGGTACCTATGGATGCGCAAGCACCCAGGACGATATCATAGAAGGCGCCAAGGCCACCGGCGAGAAAGAGATTGTCGATTTGCAAGACTTCAAGTCTTCCAATGGCATCTCCCGATGGTTGCGGTATATCTGCCCCCGTGGTACCCGTCAAGATACGGCGCATAGATATGTCCACCCACTCATGGCATCTGGTAAAGCTCCCAATCTGCACCTCCTGGTTGACAGCACCGTAACTCGTGTCATTTTCGAGGGAAAGCGCGCCGTTGGTATCGAGTACCGAGCCACGGCCCCTATCACAGGCGAGGAGAGTAAGACCTCTACTGTCAAGGCTAAGCTGGTGGTCGTATCGGCCGGTGCCCTGGGAACACCCCAGATTCTGGAGCGATCGGGTGTGGGCAGCGCTGAAGTCCTGAACAAGCTGGATATCCCGGTCGTGTCGGACTTGCCTGGCGTCGGCGAGGAGTACCAAGATCACCATCTCATCGGATATCCCTACAAGACGAGCCTGCCGCCTGATCAGACTCTCGATGCACTCCTTGGCGGCCGCCTAGACTTCGCAGATGCCCTGAAGGAAAAGAATCCCCTCATGGGTTGGAACGGCATCgacttggcagccaagatACGTCCCaccgaggaagaagttgcGCAGCTTGGGCCCGAATTCAAGGAGCTCTGGGACCGTGACTTCAAAAACCAGACAGACCGACCGCTGATGCTCCTTGCAGTGGTAAACTTCTCTCTCACTGACCCTGCGACCATCATCAAAGAAGTCGGAGGACCATGCCAATGCATCACAATGGGTTGCTATACTGCGTATCCGTACTCCCGTGGTGACATTCACATCACGTCCAAAGACCCAATGGCACCCCCTTCATTCAATACAGGATTCCTATCCCACCCCGCCGATGTGAAAAAGCTCCTATGGGCGTACAAGAAGCAGCGTGAGATCTTCCGCCGCACAAACTGCTACGACGGCGAGATTACCGTTGGCCATCCCAAGTTTCGGGAGGGCAGCAAAGCCGCTCTTTCGGACAAGCGCGCTGCTGACGGACGGTTCACATCACTGGAAGACAGACGTAGGCTGAATCCAATTGAGTATGATGCGGAGGATGATGCTGCAATCGAGGACTGGATCCGAGAAAACATGAACACGACGTGGCATTCTTTGGGAACATGCAAGATGGCGCCTAGGGAAAATAAGGGCGTGGTGGATAAGGACTTGAATGTTTATGGAACTGAGGGGCTCAAACTGGCCGGTGAGTACATTGCGCGATTATTGTCCTTGGTGAAGTACTGACTTGTCGTAGATCTGTCTATTTGCCCTGAGAATGTGGGTGCAAACACGAACAATACGGCGCTGATTGTTGGCGAGAAGGCTGCTTGGATTATTGGTAAGGAACTGGGACTCTCGATTTCTGCGTAAGTGGAATTAGGGCGGGTATATTTGTTTGAGCGACGTCTGTTTATGAGAAGAGATGtgctggagttgttggatCAGAATACAGTCTAGTGTTGGGGGTGTTTGAAGTTGGCCTGGTGGAACTAGGATGTATACATGGCATCTAGCAGTGAGCATGCATTTTGAATAGCCCTTATTGTTGACTGCCGATTTACCAGGAACTTTAGGGACCCAAATGCCTTTTGTCATGTTCATGATGGAAACCTAACGCAGCACAGCGGGATGGCCGGCGGCGAATGCCGTTGACCAACTTCGGACATTTGCTGTACTTGGCCTACTTCTTTGTTAATTCGGAGTTGTGTTCTTTTACAGTAATT
Protein-coding regions in this window:
- a CDS encoding glucose-methanol-choline (gmc) oxidoreductase (similar to Aspergillus niger CBS 513.88 XP_001396759.1); its protein translation is MSTFEPGKEYDVILAGGGTAACIIAGRLAEADPNLSVLVVEQGPNNLNNPTIVTPAIYPSHLQPGSKTALFYKSNKEEALNGREAIVPAGGILGGGSSINFMMYTRAQGCDYDSWKTEGWDSKTLLQFARKLETYHNDTPGVNKDLHGYNGPINVSTGTYGCASTQDDIIEGAKATGEKEIVDLQDFKSSNGISRWLRYICPRGTRQDTAHRYVHPLMASGKAPNLHLLVDSTVTRVIFEGKRAVGIEYRATAPITGEESKTSTVKAKLVVVSAGALGTPQILERSGVGSAEVLNKLDIPVVSDLPGVGEEYQDHHLIGYPYKTSLPPDQTLDALLGGRLDFADALKEKNPLMGWNGIDLAAKIRPTEEEVAQLGPEFKELWDRDFKNQTDRPLMLLAVVNFSLTDPATIIKEVGGPCQCITMGCYTAYPYSRGDIHITSKDPMAPPSFNTGFLSHPADVKKLLWAYKKQREIFRRTNCYDGEITVGHPKFREGSKAALSDKRAADGRFTSLEDRRRLNPIEYDAEDDAAIEDWIRENMNTTWHSLGTCKMAPRENKGVVDKDLNVYGTEGLKLADLSICPENVGANTNNTALIVGEKAAWIIGKELGLSISA